Proteins encoded together in one Kutzneria kofuensis window:
- a CDS encoding LLM class F420-dependent oxidoreductase has protein sequence MRVGVHVTKFDNPAGSAGIGAELAAVARNAEAAGVGWLSVMDHWFQMEQNGGAPDPMLEGYTTLGFLAAHTSTIELSLLVTGVTYRHPGLLAKIVTTLDVLSNGRGTLGIGAAWYEREHLGLGVRFPPLKERFERLEETLRICLQMWDQGNDGPFEGKHYQLAETINHPPAVRSPRPRILIGGGGEKKTLRFVAQYADACNLFPSSVEEVSHKLDVIRAHCDDVGRDFSEIEATLTVRADNLDSFTAQMEEYAKIGIQTVIVAPPTGTPARWIEEFIAPAVQRVADL, from the coding sequence GTGCGAGTCGGCGTCCACGTCACCAAGTTCGACAACCCGGCGGGTTCGGCCGGCATCGGCGCCGAACTGGCCGCGGTGGCCCGCAACGCCGAGGCGGCCGGCGTGGGCTGGTTGTCCGTGATGGACCACTGGTTCCAGATGGAGCAGAACGGCGGCGCGCCCGACCCCATGCTGGAGGGCTACACGACGCTCGGCTTCCTCGCCGCGCACACCTCGACCATCGAGCTCAGCCTGCTGGTCACCGGCGTCACCTACCGCCACCCCGGCCTGCTGGCGAAGATCGTCACCACCCTGGACGTGCTGTCGAACGGCCGCGGCACGCTCGGCATCGGCGCCGCCTGGTACGAGCGCGAGCACCTGGGCCTCGGCGTGCGGTTCCCGCCGCTGAAGGAGCGGTTCGAGCGGCTCGAGGAGACGCTGCGGATCTGCCTGCAGATGTGGGACCAGGGCAACGACGGGCCGTTCGAGGGCAAGCACTACCAGCTGGCGGAGACCATCAACCACCCGCCGGCCGTGCGCTCGCCCCGGCCGCGCATCCTCATCGGCGGCGGTGGCGAGAAGAAGACCCTGCGGTTCGTCGCGCAGTACGCCGACGCGTGCAACCTGTTCCCGAGCTCCGTGGAGGAGGTCAGCCACAAGCTCGACGTCATCCGGGCGCACTGCGACGACGTCGGCCGGGACTTCTCGGAGATCGAGGCCACCCTCACCGTCCGCGCCGACAACCTGGATTCCTTCACCGCGCAGATGGAGGAGTACGCCAAGATCGGTATCCAGACCGTCATCGTGGCCCCGCCGACCGGCACCCCGGCCCGCTGGATCGAGGAGTTCATCGCCCCCGCCGTGCAGCGCGTCGCCGACCTGTGA
- a CDS encoding bile acid:sodium symporter family protein, with product MSRLRIDPYILLLLATVGLASILPARGMYATGLGYVTTIAIGFLFFLYGARLSTREALDGLRHWRLHSLVLAFTFVLFPALGLVCALLVPHVLTPELYTGLMFLCCLPSTVQSSIAFTSIARGNVAAAICSASFSNLIGIVLTPLLVTVFIVNGSGGVSFDSIRDILLQLLAPFVAGQVLRRWLAGFVGRHKKVLGYVDRGSILLVVYVAFSEGVVAGIWGRLSVVSLALLLAVNAALLAFVLVTTTVLARRLKFDKADEIAIVFCGSKKSLASGLPMASVLFPAASVGLIVLPLMLFHQMQLMVCAWLARRYADQYSHA from the coding sequence ATGTCCCGGCTGCGGATAGATCCGTACATCCTCCTGCTGCTGGCCACCGTCGGTCTGGCCTCGATACTGCCCGCACGCGGGATGTACGCAACCGGACTCGGGTACGTCACGACCATCGCGATCGGCTTCCTGTTCTTCCTCTACGGCGCGCGGCTGTCCACCCGGGAGGCGCTGGACGGCCTCAGGCACTGGCGGCTGCACTCGCTGGTGCTGGCCTTCACGTTCGTGCTGTTCCCGGCGCTGGGGCTGGTGTGCGCGCTGCTCGTGCCACACGTGCTGACCCCGGAGCTGTACACCGGCCTGATGTTCCTGTGCTGCCTGCCGTCGACGGTGCAGTCCTCGATCGCGTTCACGTCGATCGCCCGCGGCAACGTGGCGGCGGCGATCTGCAGCGCGTCGTTCTCCAACCTGATCGGCATCGTGCTGACCCCGCTGCTGGTGACGGTGTTCATCGTCAACGGCAGCGGCGGCGTGTCCTTCGACTCGATCCGGGACATCCTGCTGCAACTTCTGGCCCCGTTCGTCGCCGGCCAGGTGCTGCGCCGTTGGCTCGCCGGCTTCGTCGGCCGGCACAAAAAGGTGTTGGGCTACGTGGACCGGGGATCCATCCTGTTGGTCGTGTACGTCGCATTCAGCGAGGGCGTGGTGGCCGGCATCTGGGGCCGGCTGTCCGTCGTGTCGCTCGCCCTGTTGCTCGCGGTGAACGCCGCCTTGCTCGCGTTCGTCCTCGTGACGACGACGGTGCTGGCGCGCCGGTTGAAGTTCGACAAAGCGGACGAGATCGCCATCGTGTTCTGCGGGTCGAAGAAGTCGCTGGCCAGCGGGCTGCCGATGGCCAGCGTGCTGTTCCCGGCGGCCTCGGTCGGCCTGATCGTGCTGCCACTGATGCTGTTCCACCAGATGCAGCTGATGGTCTGCGCCTGGCTGGCCCGCCGCTACGCCGACCAGTACTCCCATGCGTGA
- the add gene encoding adenosine deaminase, protein MRDLAALPKAHLHVHLESAIRPSTLAELGFHSDATAFDGFRSFADHNSLVRQCLRKPEHFTRIAAEFCEDQRAQGVRYGEVTFTAAAHGERLGDPEMPLAAVLDGLTPEFAVILDHSRRRSPERFAATLELARKHDRVVAIGMAGEERHPMAPFAELLDAARDAGVRLVHHAGEDAGPDSIVEALDLGHAARIGHGIRSLESPDLVARLRDERVPLEVCPSSNVGLGLVPSWPEHPLPRLVDAGLVVTVNTDVPASVGTDLVTEYERIRKVFGYDDEALAALALAGVDASFASDAGKAALRASIADWLAPGP, encoded by the coding sequence ATGCGTGATCTCGCCGCGCTGCCCAAGGCGCACCTGCACGTCCACCTGGAAAGCGCCATCCGGCCGTCGACGCTGGCGGAACTCGGTTTCCACTCGGACGCCACGGCGTTCGACGGCTTCCGGTCGTTCGCCGACCACAACTCGCTGGTGCGGCAATGCCTGCGGAAGCCGGAGCACTTCACCCGGATCGCCGCCGAGTTCTGCGAGGACCAGCGGGCACAAGGGGTTCGCTACGGCGAGGTGACGTTCACCGCCGCCGCGCACGGCGAACGGCTGGGCGACCCGGAGATGCCGCTGGCGGCCGTTCTCGACGGCCTGACGCCGGAATTCGCCGTGATCCTCGACCATTCCCGGCGGCGTTCGCCTGAGCGGTTCGCCGCAACGCTGGAGCTGGCCCGGAAACACGATCGGGTGGTGGCGATCGGGATGGCCGGCGAGGAGCGGCACCCGATGGCGCCGTTCGCCGAACTCCTCGACGCCGCAAGGGATGCCGGCGTCAGGCTGGTGCACCACGCCGGCGAGGACGCCGGGCCGGACAGCATCGTGGAGGCCCTGGACCTCGGCCACGCCGCCCGCATCGGGCACGGCATCCGCAGCCTGGAGTCACCCGATCTGGTGGCGCGGCTGCGGGACGAGCGGGTGCCGCTGGAGGTCTGCCCGTCCTCGAACGTGGGGCTCGGGCTGGTGCCGTCCTGGCCGGAGCACCCGCTGCCGCGGCTGGTCGACGCCGGCCTGGTGGTCACCGTGAACACGGATGTGCCGGCCTCGGTGGGCACGGACCTGGTCACCGAGTACGAGCGGATCCGCAAGGTCTTCGGCTACGACGACGAGGCGCTGGCGGCGCTGGCCCTGGCCGGCGTGGACGCCTCGTTCGCCTCGGACGCAGGCAAGGCGGCGTTGCGTGCATCGATCGCCGACTGGCTGGCGCCCGGCCCGTGA
- a CDS encoding cold-shock protein, which produces MTQGTMKWFSGAKGFGFIAPAAGGPDLFVHHSEIQGYDFTGVADDQAVEFEVGEGRKGPQAVGVRML; this is translated from the coding sequence ATGACTCAGGGCACAATGAAATGGTTCAGCGGCGCCAAGGGATTCGGGTTCATCGCGCCCGCGGCGGGCGGCCCGGACCTGTTCGTGCACCACTCCGAGATCCAGGGCTACGACTTCACCGGCGTCGCCGACGACCAGGCGGTTGAGTTCGAGGTCGGCGAGGGCCGCAAGGGACCGCAGGCGGTCGGCGTCCGAATGCTCTGA
- a CDS encoding ABC-F family ATP-binding cassette domain-containing protein: MSATLVAKDLAAGHGDRVLFSGLDLVVAPGDVIGLVGANGAGKSTLLRTLAGLIPAEQGSIRLNPPTATVGHLPQEPERREGETVRAFLGRRTGVTQAQLDLDAATEALTEGRPGADDAYAAGLDRWLALGGADLDERIDEVLADLGLSVGLDQPMTSLSGGQAARTGMASLLLSRYDIFLLDEPTNDLDLDGLHRLERFVTDLRAGTVLVSHDREFLARTVNRVVELDLAQQQVNTYGGGYESYLEERATARRHAREEYEEYADTKASLEARARMQRGWADKGVRNAMKKSPDNDKNIRAARIASSEKQAAKARQTDRMLERLDVVEEPRKEWELRMEIAAAPRSGSVVATLRGAVVRRGDFTLGPVDLQVDWADKVAITGANGAGKSTLLAALLGRLELDEGNAALGHGVVVGEVDQARQLFFGDATLLESFGAAVPEMAHAEVRTLLAKFGLGANHVLRPAVTLSPGERTRAALTLLQARGVNLLVLDEPTNHLDLPAIEQLEAALANYPGTLLLVTHDRRMLAAVHTTRRLEVVDGKVFDRA, translated from the coding sequence ATGAGCGCGACACTCGTAGCCAAGGACCTGGCCGCCGGGCATGGGGACCGTGTGCTGTTCTCCGGACTGGACCTGGTCGTCGCCCCGGGCGACGTGATCGGGCTGGTCGGCGCCAACGGCGCGGGCAAGTCCACCCTGCTGCGCACGCTGGCCGGGCTGATCCCGGCCGAGCAGGGGTCGATCCGGCTGAACCCGCCGACCGCGACGGTCGGGCACCTGCCGCAGGAACCGGAGCGCCGGGAGGGCGAGACGGTCCGGGCGTTCCTGGGCCGCCGCACCGGTGTCACCCAGGCGCAGCTGGACCTGGACGCGGCGACGGAGGCGCTGACCGAGGGCCGGCCGGGCGCGGACGACGCGTACGCGGCGGGCCTGGACCGCTGGCTCGCGCTGGGCGGCGCGGACCTGGACGAGCGCATCGACGAGGTGCTCGCCGACCTGGGCCTGTCGGTCGGCCTGGACCAGCCGATGACCTCGCTGTCGGGCGGCCAGGCGGCCCGCACCGGGATGGCGTCGCTGCTGCTCAGCCGGTACGACATCTTCCTGCTCGACGAGCCGACCAACGACCTGGACCTGGACGGGCTGCACCGGTTGGAACGGTTCGTCACGGACCTGCGGGCGGGCACGGTGCTGGTCAGCCACGACCGCGAGTTCCTGGCCCGCACGGTGAACCGGGTGGTGGAGCTGGACCTGGCCCAGCAGCAGGTCAACACCTACGGCGGCGGCTACGAGTCGTACCTGGAGGAGCGGGCCACCGCCCGCCGGCACGCCCGCGAGGAGTACGAGGAGTACGCCGACACGAAGGCGTCGCTGGAGGCCCGGGCCCGGATGCAGCGGGGCTGGGCGGACAAGGGCGTGCGCAACGCCATGAAGAAGTCCCCGGACAACGACAAGAACATCCGCGCGGCCCGGATCGCGTCCAGCGAGAAGCAGGCGGCCAAGGCCCGGCAGACGGACAGGATGCTGGAGCGGCTGGACGTCGTCGAGGAACCGCGCAAGGAGTGGGAGCTGCGGATGGAGATCGCCGCCGCGCCCCGCTCCGGCTCGGTGGTGGCGACGCTGCGCGGCGCGGTCGTGCGCCGCGGCGACTTCACCCTCGGGCCGGTGGACCTGCAGGTCGACTGGGCCGACAAGGTGGCCATCACGGGCGCGAACGGCGCCGGCAAGTCCACCTTGCTCGCGGCCCTGCTCGGCCGGCTGGAGCTGGACGAGGGCAACGCGGCGCTGGGGCACGGCGTGGTCGTCGGCGAGGTGGACCAGGCGCGGCAGCTGTTCTTCGGCGACGCCACCCTGCTGGAGTCGTTCGGCGCGGCGGTGCCGGAGATGGCGCACGCCGAGGTCCGCACCCTGCTGGCCAAGTTCGGCCTCGGCGCCAACCACGTGCTCCGGCCGGCCGTCACGCTCTCCCCCGGCGAGCGGACGCGGGCCGCCCTGACGCTGCTGCAGGCGCGCGGGGTCAACCTGCTCGTGCTGGACGAGCCGACGAACCATCTGGACCTGCCGGCGATCGAGCAGCTGGAGGCGGCGCTGGCCAACTACCCGGGCACGCTGCTGCTGGTCACGCACGACCGGCGGATGCTGGCGGCGGTGCACACCACGCGCCGGCTCGAGGTGGTCGACGGCAAGGTGTTCGACCGAGCCTGA
- a CDS encoding PadR family transcriptional regulator, producing the protein MVELVILGLLAAGPAHGYELRLRIPEITGHGRPVADGTLYPAIKRLAEAGLLTRQARPGQVAAPRQVLTLTPAGHAELVRRLAAVDVADDPSWLTALAFLGALPDPADLLRRRLAVLEARALPEGTDAYQQCRLAVLTAGREAELAWLRARVA; encoded by the coding sequence ATGGTGGAGTTGGTGATCCTTGGGCTGCTCGCCGCCGGGCCGGCGCACGGGTACGAGCTGCGCCTGCGCATCCCCGAGATCACCGGCCACGGCCGCCCCGTCGCCGACGGCACCCTCTATCCCGCGATCAAGCGGCTGGCCGAGGCCGGGCTGCTCACCCGGCAGGCCCGGCCGGGTCAGGTCGCCGCGCCCAGGCAGGTGCTCACCCTTACGCCGGCCGGACACGCCGAACTCGTCCGCCGGCTGGCCGCGGTCGACGTGGCGGACGACCCGTCGTGGCTGACCGCCCTGGCCTTCCTCGGCGCACTGCCCGATCCCGCCGATCTGCTCCGCCGCCGGCTCGCCGTGTTGGAGGCTCGGGCGTTGCCCGAGGGCACGGATGCGTACCAGCAGTGCCGGCTGGCCGTGCTGACCGCCGGTCGGGAGGCGGAACTGGCCTGGTTGCGGGCCCGCGTCGCCTAG
- a CDS encoding ABC transporter substrate-binding protein, with protein sequence MTTVTACGAAAGEQSQQQPRITTAEVDKIAAEVPQAIRDRGTLEVITSVGTVPPLTFYDTDNKTPIGVEEDIASLVADVLGLKTHVNVASWENVFVGLDSGKYDAGFTNITVTEARKEKYDFATYRLDNVSFEARKGGKWKVTGPADVAGRTIAVSSGTNQEKLLLDWNAQNVARGLQPVDVKYFQNSTDYYLALQSGRIDAYLGPNPTAAYHAKSSGQTEIIGTISGAGPTLQGEIAATTRKGNGLVRALNDALNQVISDGSYAKVLDRWGLGNEAVPHSEINPPGLPKS encoded by the coding sequence GTGACAACCGTGACCGCCTGCGGCGCGGCGGCCGGCGAGCAGAGCCAGCAGCAGCCGCGCATCACCACCGCCGAGGTGGACAAGATCGCCGCCGAAGTACCCCAGGCGATCCGCGACCGCGGCACCCTGGAGGTGATCACGAGCGTCGGCACCGTGCCGCCGCTGACCTTCTACGACACCGACAACAAGACGCCGATCGGCGTCGAGGAGGACATCGCCTCGCTGGTCGCCGACGTGCTGGGCCTGAAGACCCACGTCAACGTCGCCTCCTGGGAGAACGTGTTCGTGGGCCTGGACTCCGGCAAGTACGACGCCGGCTTCACCAACATCACCGTCACCGAGGCGCGCAAGGAGAAGTACGACTTCGCCACCTACCGCTTGGACAACGTCTCCTTCGAGGCGCGCAAGGGCGGCAAGTGGAAGGTGACCGGGCCCGCCGACGTCGCCGGCAGGACGATTGCCGTCAGCTCCGGCACCAACCAGGAGAAGCTGCTGCTCGACTGGAACGCGCAGAACGTCGCTCGTGGTCTCCAACCCGTTGACGTCAAGTACTTCCAGAACTCCACCGACTACTACCTGGCGCTGCAGTCCGGGCGAATCGACGCCTACCTCGGGCCCAACCCCACCGCCGCCTACCACGCCAAGAGCTCCGGGCAGACCGAGATCATCGGCACCATCTCCGGCGCCGGGCCGACGCTGCAGGGCGAGATCGCCGCCACCACCAGGAAGGGCAACGGTCTGGTCAGGGCGCTGAACGACGCCCTGAACCAGGTGATCTCCGACGGCAGCTACGCCAAGGTGTTGGACCGCTGGGGCCTGGGCAACGAGGCCGTCCCGCATTCCGAGATCAACCCTCCTGGCCTGCCGAAGTCCTGA
- a CDS encoding amino acid ABC transporter ATP-binding protein has protein sequence MIEIRDVHKSFGQHEVLKGVSLHVAAGEVAVVLGPSGSGKSTLLRSVNHLEKVDRGQIRVDGELIGYRRRGNKLYELKEREVLKQRSAIGFVFQNFNLFPHLTVADNVAEAPVATGRLRRKPARAKALELLGRVGLAERADAYPRQLSGGQQQRVAIARALALDPKVVLFDEPTSALDPELVGEVLDAMLDLARSGTTMIVVTHEIGFAREVADTVVFIDDGRVLEQGPPARVLDNPEHERTRSFLSKVL, from the coding sequence ATGATCGAGATTCGGGACGTGCACAAGAGTTTCGGCCAGCACGAGGTGCTCAAGGGCGTCAGCCTCCACGTCGCCGCGGGCGAGGTGGCGGTGGTGCTCGGGCCCTCCGGCTCCGGCAAGTCCACGCTGCTGCGCAGCGTCAACCACCTGGAGAAGGTCGACCGCGGGCAGATCCGGGTCGACGGCGAGCTCATCGGATATCGCCGCCGTGGCAACAAGTTGTACGAGCTGAAGGAACGCGAGGTGCTCAAGCAGCGCAGCGCGATCGGCTTCGTGTTCCAGAACTTCAACCTGTTCCCGCACCTGACCGTCGCCGACAACGTCGCCGAGGCGCCGGTCGCGACCGGTCGGCTGCGGCGGAAACCGGCCCGGGCCAAGGCTTTGGAGCTGCTCGGCCGGGTCGGGCTCGCGGAGAGGGCCGACGCCTATCCGCGGCAGCTGTCCGGCGGCCAGCAGCAGCGGGTGGCGATCGCCCGGGCGCTGGCGCTGGACCCCAAGGTGGTGCTGTTCGACGAGCCGACGTCCGCGCTGGACCCGGAACTCGTCGGCGAGGTGCTGGACGCGATGTTGGACCTCGCCCGCAGCGGCACCACGATGATCGTCGTCACGCACGAGATCGGCTTCGCCCGCGAGGTCGCGGACACCGTCGTGTTCATCGACGACGGCCGCGTGCTGGAGCAGGGGCCGCCGGCGCGGGTGCTGGACAACCCCGAGCACGAGCGGACCAGATCGTTCCTGTCCAAGGTCCTGTAG
- a CDS encoding amino acid ABC transporter permease yields MTLSVPRPTASAPDDTADLRVVPARYPLRWAGIAVVLVLLAQFVHGLATNPGWDWPTFAAFFASGAVVTALGTTLQLTAYATVLGFAVGAVLALMRLSHSRFLRTVAWGYVWAFRSIPLIVQIIFWFNVSYLYPKLGFGVPFGPVLFTVATQDLFSPLGAAVIGLTLHQAAYSAEIIRSGVLAVDAGQLQAAAALGIPRARQFRRIVLPQAMRSILPNAANEVISLLKGTSIVSVVAINELFYQVQVIYGRNARVVALLMVATVWYVVLTSLLSLVQHYVERHYAKGSR; encoded by the coding sequence GTGACCCTGTCCGTACCGCGCCCCACCGCGTCGGCGCCCGACGACACCGCCGACCTCCGCGTGGTGCCCGCCCGCTATCCCTTGCGGTGGGCGGGCATCGCCGTCGTGCTCGTGCTGCTCGCGCAGTTCGTGCACGGCCTGGCCACCAATCCCGGTTGGGACTGGCCGACCTTCGCCGCGTTCTTCGCCAGCGGCGCCGTTGTCACCGCCCTCGGCACGACGCTGCAGCTCACCGCGTACGCCACGGTGCTCGGCTTCGCCGTCGGCGCGGTGCTGGCGCTGATGCGCCTGTCGCACAGCCGGTTCCTGCGCACGGTCGCCTGGGGCTACGTGTGGGCGTTCCGCTCCATCCCGCTGATCGTGCAGATCATCTTCTGGTTCAACGTCTCCTACCTCTACCCGAAGCTGGGCTTCGGCGTCCCGTTCGGGCCGGTGCTGTTCACGGTCGCGACCCAGGACCTGTTCTCGCCGCTGGGCGCGGCCGTGATCGGCCTGACGCTGCACCAGGCCGCCTACTCGGCCGAGATCATCCGCTCCGGCGTGCTCGCCGTGGACGCCGGCCAGCTGCAGGCCGCCGCCGCGCTCGGCATTCCGCGGGCCCGGCAGTTCCGGCGAATCGTGCTGCCGCAGGCGATGCGGTCGATCCTGCCCAACGCCGCCAACGAGGTGATCTCGCTGCTCAAGGGCACGTCGATCGTGTCGGTGGTGGCGATCAACGAGCTGTTCTACCAGGTCCAGGTGATCTACGGCCGCAACGCCCGCGTGGTCGCGCTGCTGATGGTCGCCACCGTCTGGTACGTCGTGCTGACCTCCCTGCTCTCGCTCGTCCAGCACTACGTGGAACGCCACTACGCCAAGGGGTCCCGATGA
- a CDS encoding AMP-binding protein, which yields MTDTAFRAARDLLLAHREDYAVARDGFRWPELGEFNWALDWFDAIAVGNDRPALWIVEQDGSERRVSFEQMSQRSNQVANWLRGHGVRRGDRIILMLGNQVELWETILAAMKLGAVLIPASTLLGATDLRDRVERGRAGHVVTGLPGSYADVPGDYTRIAVGAPAEGWLDYADSVNASVQFEPDGVTRADDTLLLYFTSGTTAKPKLVEHTHASYPVGHLSTMYWIGLEPGDVHLNISSPGWAKHAWSNVFAPWNAEATVFVYNYTRFDASRLLAEMQRCGVTSFCAPPTVWRMLIQADLTALTKPPRKVVGAGEPLNPEVIEQVRKAWGVTVRDGFGQTETTVMVANTPGQPIKPGSMGRPVPGYEIVLVDPATGELGDEGEICVDLARRPLGLMVGYHGDDERNAEVMRDGYYDTGDVGSRDVDGYLTYVGRADDVFKASDYRISPFELESVLLEHDAVAEAAVVPSPDPLRLAVPKAYIVLAAGWAADASTAEAIFAHSREHLAPYKRIRRLEFAELPKTISGKIRRVELRGAENDKHSGPERPHGEHREEDFPALRNG from the coding sequence GTGACCGATACGGCATTCCGGGCGGCCCGTGACCTGCTGCTCGCCCATCGAGAAGACTACGCCGTCGCCCGCGACGGTTTCCGCTGGCCAGAGCTCGGCGAGTTCAACTGGGCGCTGGACTGGTTCGACGCGATCGCCGTCGGCAACGACCGTCCGGCGCTGTGGATCGTCGAGCAGGACGGCAGCGAGCGGCGGGTCTCGTTCGAGCAGATGTCGCAGCGGTCGAACCAGGTCGCGAACTGGTTGCGGGGGCACGGGGTGCGCCGCGGCGACCGGATCATCCTGATGCTGGGCAACCAGGTGGAGTTGTGGGAGACGATCCTCGCGGCGATGAAGCTGGGGGCCGTGCTGATCCCGGCCAGCACCCTGCTCGGGGCTACTGACCTGCGCGATCGGGTCGAACGCGGGCGGGCCGGGCATGTCGTCACCGGCCTGCCCGGCAGCTACGCGGACGTGCCGGGCGACTACACCCGGATCGCTGTCGGCGCGCCGGCCGAGGGCTGGCTGGACTATGCCGACTCCGTGAACGCGTCAGTACAGTTCGAACCGGACGGAGTCACCCGGGCCGACGACACGCTGCTGCTGTACTTCACCTCCGGCACCACGGCCAAGCCGAAGCTGGTGGAGCACACGCACGCGTCCTACCCGGTCGGGCATCTGTCCACCATGTACTGGATCGGGCTCGAGCCCGGCGACGTGCACCTGAACATCTCCTCGCCGGGCTGGGCGAAACACGCGTGGAGCAACGTTTTCGCGCCGTGGAACGCCGAGGCGACGGTGTTCGTCTACAACTACACGAGGTTCGACGCGTCGCGGCTGCTGGCCGAGATGCAGCGCTGCGGCGTGACGAGCTTCTGCGCGCCGCCGACGGTGTGGCGGATGCTGATCCAGGCCGACCTGACCGCGCTGACCAAGCCGCCGCGCAAGGTCGTCGGCGCGGGCGAGCCGCTCAACCCCGAGGTGATCGAGCAGGTTCGCAAGGCCTGGGGCGTCACGGTTCGCGACGGCTTCGGCCAGACGGAGACGACCGTCATGGTGGCCAACACGCCGGGGCAGCCGATCAAGCCGGGCTCGATGGGCCGCCCGGTGCCGGGCTACGAGATCGTGCTGGTCGACCCGGCCACCGGTGAGCTCGGCGACGAGGGCGAGATCTGCGTGGACCTGGCTCGTCGCCCGCTCGGGCTGATGGTCGGATACCACGGCGACGACGAGCGCAACGCCGAGGTGATGCGGGACGGGTACTACGACACCGGGGACGTCGGTTCCCGCGATGTGGACGGCTACCTCACCTACGTCGGCCGTGCCGACGACGTGTTCAAGGCGTCGGACTACCGGATCTCGCCGTTCGAGTTGGAAAGCGTGCTGCTGGAGCACGATGCCGTGGCGGAGGCCGCGGTCGTGCCGTCGCCGGACCCGCTGCGGCTGGCCGTGCCGAAGGCGTACATCGTGCTCGCGGCAGGTTGGGCCGCGGATGCGAGCACCGCGGAGGCGATCTTCGCGCACTCCCGCGAGCATCTGGCCCCGTACAAGCGGATCCGCCGGCTGGAGTTCGCCGAGCTGCCCAAGACGATCTCCGGCAAGATCCGCCGGGTCGAGCTGCGCGGGGCGGAGAACGACAAGCACTCCGGCCCCGAGCGTCCACATGGTGAACACCGCGAGGAGGACTTCCCCGCACTTCGAAACGGCTGA
- a CDS encoding helix-turn-helix transcriptional regulator, with product MEDAAPTHVERDEVRRALATMRTTTGLPVAFGGVVQTGGVKLSELLGTSTNSLAGLMVVRGNGLGGKALALAKPLAVTDYSHAAGISHQYDQPVTAEGLRSIVAVPVVVNRVVRAVLYGALRQALPLGDRVLTAAREAARDLEQGLAVRDAQRSRIEDVKAPRGWEEVRAAHAELRQLAAEVTDDALRQRVHDVCARLAASWAPPDAPVPALSARELDVLAGIALGQTNAEVARRLGVRPETVKAYLRSAMRKLDVHSRLAAVVAARRFGLLP from the coding sequence ATGGAGGATGCCGCCCCGACTCATGTCGAACGCGACGAGGTTCGCCGCGCCCTGGCGACGATGCGCACGACCACCGGGCTGCCGGTCGCGTTCGGCGGGGTGGTGCAGACCGGCGGCGTGAAGCTGTCCGAGTTGCTGGGGACCAGCACGAACTCACTGGCCGGCCTCATGGTCGTGCGGGGCAACGGTCTCGGCGGCAAGGCGCTGGCCCTGGCCAAGCCGCTGGCCGTCACCGACTACTCGCACGCCGCCGGCATCAGCCACCAGTACGACCAGCCCGTGACGGCCGAGGGACTGCGGTCCATCGTGGCCGTTCCGGTCGTGGTCAACCGGGTGGTGCGGGCCGTGCTGTACGGGGCGCTGCGGCAGGCCCTGCCGCTGGGTGACCGGGTGCTCACCGCCGCACGGGAGGCAGCGCGGGACCTGGAGCAGGGGCTCGCGGTGCGCGATGCGCAACGCAGCCGTATCGAGGACGTGAAGGCCCCTCGTGGCTGGGAGGAGGTCCGGGCCGCGCACGCCGAGCTCCGGCAGCTGGCCGCCGAGGTCACCGACGACGCGTTGCGGCAGCGGGTGCACGACGTCTGCGCGCGGCTGGCCGCCTCCTGGGCGCCGCCGGACGCGCCCGTGCCGGCGCTGTCCGCGCGGGAACTGGACGTGCTGGCCGGCATCGCCCTGGGGCAGACCAACGCCGAGGTGGCGCGCAGGCTCGGGGTGCGGCCGGAGACCGTCAAGGCGTATCTGCGCAGCGCCATGCGCAAGCTCGACGTGCACTCGCGGCTGGCGGCGGTGGTTGCCGCCCGCCGGTTCGGGCTGCTGCCCTAG